In Chrysoperla carnea chromosome 2, inChrCarn1.1, whole genome shotgun sequence, the following proteins share a genomic window:
- the LOC123293248 gene encoding zinc finger C2HC domain-containing protein 1C isoform X1: protein MSTAVNASRLGQMKARFQQKQMQEKEEKLTRLYETQQQRALDRVVTSRTNSRNTTTVTRNNTMGYSSGETSPGALSSSGSSTLSSQLGGGRVRQMFEERRTHTKAAGIDKSYPLEPIKGAKSSTHRTERTTSLDRNSTFTKGHSKFSSTTKRVIDNQHYNSNTTLNYHNNNEINNKHNNNFNESNDFDSSDIENHNDTTEEQIMNKHNLYETSIDDEMFPDVQLIDDDLDVTFGKMSNTSNLLRRQLPTSNERLNALASRTQQKRAEPIKPRHEKLVNSKSNGISSNVEKLPLQRSNTVQQQRKQQVGDGDSVKNNSDSKSSVRSSVTNGRKVAAMNKVSTPPKKVMPTPISTFKKVTSPSVTPRQSPIKSSATTPVKAEIKTASPSKSPSKTMTTNTINSASPRRTLANSVSDDNLKPCRNCSRRFAVDRLQKHEEICMKTANKKRKPYDALKHRVLGTEAEAFVAKPGKNAKQAAAAAPVKKNAPDWRRKHEEFIQAIRAAKQVQAHLAAGGNIRDLPPPPPSSNPDYVQCPHCGRKFNESAAERHIPKCANYSYNKPKPAANKNAIKKR, encoded by the exons taacacGTTTATATGAAACACAGCAACAACGAGCCCTTGATCGTGTGGTTACATCACGCACTAACAGTCGTAATACAACAACAGTAACTCGTAATAACACAATGGGATACAGTAGTGGTGAAACATCACCGGGAGCCTTATCTTCATCAGGAAGTTCAACTTTAAGTTCACAGTTAGGTGGAGGACGTGTTCGGCAAATGTTCGAGGAACGTCGTACCCATACTAAAGCTGCTggtatcgataaaagttatccATTAGAGCCCATTAAAGGAGCAAAATCATCCA cACATCGAACTGAACGTACAACGAGTTTAGATCGTAATTCAACATTCACAAAAGGTCATTCAAAATTTAGTTCAACAACAAAACGTGTTATCGACAATCAACATTATAATTCGAATACAACtctaaattatcataataacaatgaaattaataacaaacataacaataatttcaatgaatCGAATGATTTCGATTCATCCGATATCGAAAATCATAACGATACTACTGAGGAACAAATTATGAACAAACATAATTTATACGAAACATCAATTGATGATGAAATGTTTCCTGATGTTCAATTAATTGACGATGATTTAGATGTGACATTTGGTAAAATGTCAAATACTTCTAATTTATTACGTCGCCAATTACCTACATCCAATGAACGTTTAAATGCATTAGCTTCACGAACACAACAAAAACGTGCGGAGCCAATTAAACCACGCCatgaaaaattagtaaattccaAATCGAATGGAATCTCATCAAATGTCGAGAAATTACCATTACAACGTTCCAATACGGTTCAACAGCAACGGAAACAACAAGTAGGCGATGGAGATTCAGTTAAGAATAATAGTGACTCGAAGTCATCGGTACGAAGTTCGGTTACAAATGGTCGAAAAGTAGCG gcaATGAATAAGGTAAGCACACCGCCGAAAAAAGTTATGCCAACACCAATTTCAACATTCAAAAAGGTCACGAGTCCTTCAGTGACACCAAGACAATCACCAATAAAATCTTCAGCGACAACACCAGTCAAGGCAGAG atTAAAACAGCGTCACCTTCAAAATCGCCATCCAAAACTATGACAACTAATACTATAAATTCTGCTTCACCACGACGTACTCTAGCAAATAGTGTTTCGGATGATAATTTAAAACCATGTAGAAATTGCAGTCGTCGATTTGCTGTTGATCGATTACAGAAACATGAAGAGATTTGTATGAAAACAGCAAATAAAAAACGTAAACCATATGATGCTTTAAAACATCGCGTTCTTGGCACTGAAGCTGAAGCATTTGTCGCCAAACCAGGAAAGAATgct AAACAAGCGGCAGCCGCCGCACCAGTAAAGAAAAATGCACCAGATTGGCGACGTAAACATGAAGAATTTATTCAAGCAATTCGTGCCGCGAAACAAGTACAAGCGCATTTAGCAGCGGGTGGAAATATCCGAGATCTACCACCCCCACCACCATCATCCAATCCCGATTATGTACAATGTCCACATTGTGGACGTAAATTTAATGAAAGTGCAGCCGAACGGCATATACCCAAATGTGCAAATTATTCATACAATAAACCGAAACCAGCAGCTAAtaaaaatgctattaaaaaaagataa
- the LOC123293248 gene encoding zinc finger C2HC domain-containing protein 1C isoform X3 → MSTAVNASRLGQMKARFQQKQMQEKEEKLTRLYETQQQRALDRVVTSRTNSRNTTTVTRNNTMGYSSGETSPGALSSSGSSTLSSQLGGGRVRQMFEERRTHTKAAGIDKSYPLEPIKGAKSSTSRTQQKRAEPIKPRHEKLVNSKSNGISSNVEKLPLQRSNTVQQQRKQQVGDGDSVKNNSDSKSSVRSSVTNGRKVAAMNKVSTPPKKVMPTPISTFKKVTSPSVTPRQSPIKSSATTPVKAEIKTASPSKSPSKTMTTNTINSASPRRTLANSVSDDNLKPCRNCSRRFAVDRLQKHEEICMKTANKKRKPYDALKHRVLGTEAEAFVAKPGKNAKQAAAAAPVKKNAPDWRRKHEEFIQAIRAAKQVQAHLAAGGNIRDLPPPPPSSNPDYVQCPHCGRKFNESAAERHIPKCANYSYNKPKPAANKNAIKKR, encoded by the exons taacacGTTTATATGAAACACAGCAACAACGAGCCCTTGATCGTGTGGTTACATCACGCACTAACAGTCGTAATACAACAACAGTAACTCGTAATAACACAATGGGATACAGTAGTGGTGAAACATCACCGGGAGCCTTATCTTCATCAGGAAGTTCAACTTTAAGTTCACAGTTAGGTGGAGGACGTGTTCGGCAAATGTTCGAGGAACGTCGTACCCATACTAAAGCTGCTggtatcgataaaagttatccATTAGAGCCCATTAAAGGAGCAAAATCATCCA CTTCACGAACACAACAAAAACGTGCGGAGCCAATTAAACCACGCCatgaaaaattagtaaattccaAATCGAATGGAATCTCATCAAATGTCGAGAAATTACCATTACAACGTTCCAATACGGTTCAACAGCAACGGAAACAACAAGTAGGCGATGGAGATTCAGTTAAGAATAATAGTGACTCGAAGTCATCGGTACGAAGTTCGGTTACAAATGGTCGAAAAGTAGCG gcaATGAATAAGGTAAGCACACCGCCGAAAAAAGTTATGCCAACACCAATTTCAACATTCAAAAAGGTCACGAGTCCTTCAGTGACACCAAGACAATCACCAATAAAATCTTCAGCGACAACACCAGTCAAGGCAGAG atTAAAACAGCGTCACCTTCAAAATCGCCATCCAAAACTATGACAACTAATACTATAAATTCTGCTTCACCACGACGTACTCTAGCAAATAGTGTTTCGGATGATAATTTAAAACCATGTAGAAATTGCAGTCGTCGATTTGCTGTTGATCGATTACAGAAACATGAAGAGATTTGTATGAAAACAGCAAATAAAAAACGTAAACCATATGATGCTTTAAAACATCGCGTTCTTGGCACTGAAGCTGAAGCATTTGTCGCCAAACCAGGAAAGAATgct AAACAAGCGGCAGCCGCCGCACCAGTAAAGAAAAATGCACCAGATTGGCGACGTAAACATGAAGAATTTATTCAAGCAATTCGTGCCGCGAAACAAGTACAAGCGCATTTAGCAGCGGGTGGAAATATCCGAGATCTACCACCCCCACCACCATCATCCAATCCCGATTATGTACAATGTCCACATTGTGGACGTAAATTTAATGAAAGTGCAGCCGAACGGCATATACCCAAATGTGCAAATTATTCATACAATAAACCGAAACCAGCAGCTAAtaaaaatgctattaaaaaaagataa
- the LOC123293248 gene encoding zinc finger C2HC domain-containing protein 1C isoform X2, whose protein sequence is MSTAVNASRLGQMKARFQQKQMQEKEEKLTRLYETQQQRALDRVVTSRTNSRNTTTVTRNNTMGYSSGETSPGALSSSGSSTLSSQLGGGRVRQMFEERRTHTKAAGIDKSYPLEPIKGAKSSNVTFGKMSNTSNLLRRQLPTSNERLNALASRTQQKRAEPIKPRHEKLVNSKSNGISSNVEKLPLQRSNTVQQQRKQQVGDGDSVKNNSDSKSSVRSSVTNGRKVAAMNKVSTPPKKVMPTPISTFKKVTSPSVTPRQSPIKSSATTPVKAEIKTASPSKSPSKTMTTNTINSASPRRTLANSVSDDNLKPCRNCSRRFAVDRLQKHEEICMKTANKKRKPYDALKHRVLGTEAEAFVAKPGKNAKQAAAAAPVKKNAPDWRRKHEEFIQAIRAAKQVQAHLAAGGNIRDLPPPPPSSNPDYVQCPHCGRKFNESAAERHIPKCANYSYNKPKPAANKNAIKKR, encoded by the exons taacacGTTTATATGAAACACAGCAACAACGAGCCCTTGATCGTGTGGTTACATCACGCACTAACAGTCGTAATACAACAACAGTAACTCGTAATAACACAATGGGATACAGTAGTGGTGAAACATCACCGGGAGCCTTATCTTCATCAGGAAGTTCAACTTTAAGTTCACAGTTAGGTGGAGGACGTGTTCGGCAAATGTTCGAGGAACGTCGTACCCATACTAAAGCTGCTggtatcgataaaagttatccATTAGAGCCCATTAAAGGAGCAAAATCATCCA ATGTGACATTTGGTAAAATGTCAAATACTTCTAATTTATTACGTCGCCAATTACCTACATCCAATGAACGTTTAAATGCATTAGCTTCACGAACACAACAAAAACGTGCGGAGCCAATTAAACCACGCCatgaaaaattagtaaattccaAATCGAATGGAATCTCATCAAATGTCGAGAAATTACCATTACAACGTTCCAATACGGTTCAACAGCAACGGAAACAACAAGTAGGCGATGGAGATTCAGTTAAGAATAATAGTGACTCGAAGTCATCGGTACGAAGTTCGGTTACAAATGGTCGAAAAGTAGCG gcaATGAATAAGGTAAGCACACCGCCGAAAAAAGTTATGCCAACACCAATTTCAACATTCAAAAAGGTCACGAGTCCTTCAGTGACACCAAGACAATCACCAATAAAATCTTCAGCGACAACACCAGTCAAGGCAGAG atTAAAACAGCGTCACCTTCAAAATCGCCATCCAAAACTATGACAACTAATACTATAAATTCTGCTTCACCACGACGTACTCTAGCAAATAGTGTTTCGGATGATAATTTAAAACCATGTAGAAATTGCAGTCGTCGATTTGCTGTTGATCGATTACAGAAACATGAAGAGATTTGTATGAAAACAGCAAATAAAAAACGTAAACCATATGATGCTTTAAAACATCGCGTTCTTGGCACTGAAGCTGAAGCATTTGTCGCCAAACCAGGAAAGAATgct AAACAAGCGGCAGCCGCCGCACCAGTAAAGAAAAATGCACCAGATTGGCGACGTAAACATGAAGAATTTATTCAAGCAATTCGTGCCGCGAAACAAGTACAAGCGCATTTAGCAGCGGGTGGAAATATCCGAGATCTACCACCCCCACCACCATCATCCAATCCCGATTATGTACAATGTCCACATTGTGGACGTAAATTTAATGAAAGTGCAGCCGAACGGCATATACCCAAATGTGCAAATTATTCATACAATAAACCGAAACCAGCAGCTAAtaaaaatgctattaaaaaaagataa